Below is a genomic region from Pseudarthrobacter sulfonivorans.
GTGTTCGGCGGCGACGTGGCCGTTGCCGTGGCCGGTGTGCACTACACCGTCTAGGGCCCCTTGGCCGACGGCCTGCTGTCTGCACCGCCGGAACCTGTTTCACCGACCGGGCCGTCCCAGGACCAGTGCGGGATGCGGAGCCCGTCCGGCACGTCCTCTGCAGAGCGCTGGTAACGGGACATCGTGGTGGTGGCCGCCCAGGTGAAGTAATTGTGCAGCACCTTGCGCACCGGATCGTCATCAGCGAGCCCGACGTCGGCCAGCGCCTGGTCGAAGCAGGCGACCGCCCTACGGTCCATGTCCTCGTGCGGGCCGTTGCCGCTGTGCAGCCGAATCACTGATGTCTCGTCACCATACGAGTCTGAATACACGGGCGGGCCACCCAACGCCTCCGTCCAATAGGCTGCGAGCCGGTGGCTGTGCTGCGGATGGAATCCGTGGCTGAACGCGTGGCTGACTACCTCGTCAGCCATTACCCTTGCATGCCAGGCGTTGGCCAGCCTCAGGAAAAAGTCGGCACTGCCGGCAGCCTCGTACACCGTCTGCACACTGCAACGATGACATGCTGCACCGGACAGGGGGAAGGGCTGTCCGTGGCAGGACGTCCCACGGCGAGTCGATAAGCTAAAGGCATGACTTCTGAAGCAACCGCAGTGCCCGTAGTGCGCGCCGATGGCCGTGCCCCCGACCAGCTCCGCCCCATCAGCATCACCCGCGGATGGTCCAAGCAGGCCGAGGGATCGGCCCTCATCGAGTTCGGCAACACCAGGGTCCTGTGCACGGCGTCCCTGACGGCGGGCGTGCCGCGCTGGCTCAAGGGCGAAGGCCGCGGCTGGGTCACGGCGGAGTACGCCATGCTTCCCCGGGCCACCAACACCCGTTCCGACCGCGAATCTGTCAAGGGGAAAATCGGCGGGCGGACCCACGAGATTTCCCGGCTGATCGGACGCTCGCTGCGTTCCATCATTGACACCAAGGCCCTGGGCGAAAACACGATCGTCCTGGACTGCGACGTCCTCCAGGCCGACGGCGGAACGCGCACCGCGGCCATCACCGGCGCGTACGTGGCACTGGCGGACGCCATCCGCTTCGCCCGCGACAACAAGCTGATCGCCAAGAACGCCCAGCCCCTGATCGACACGATCGCAGCGGTTTCGGTGGGCATCATCGACGGCGTGCCCATGCTGGACCTGCCCTACGTTGAGGACGTCCGCGCCGAAACCGACATGAACGTGGTGGTCACCGGATCCGGGAAGTTCGTGGAAGTCCAGGGCACCGCAGAGGGTGCTCCCTTCGACCGGGACGAGCTGAACCAGCTGCTGGACCTGGCCCTCCTGGGCACCACCGCCCTGGCGGCGATCCAGCGCGAAACCCTCGCCGACGCACTGTGAACCAGGACGCTGTGACCCCGAACGCTGAACCGGACGGCGCGCCCGTACCGCGCCTCGTCCTGGCCACGCACAACAAGGGCAAGCTCAGGGAGCTCCGGGAGCTGCTGCGCGGACAGGTCCCCGGGCTCGACGTCGACACGCAGGTGGTGGACGCCGCGGCGGTGGGTGCGCCAGACGTCGTCGAAACCGGCGTGACGTTCGCCGAAAACTCGCTGTTGAAGGCGCGGGCCGTTGCGGAGGCCACTGGGCTGGTGGCCATCGCCGACGATTCGGGGCTGGCCGTGGACGTGCTGGGCGGGGCGCCCGGAATCTTTTCCGCGCGCTGGTCCGGCCGCCACGGTGACGACGCCGCCAACCTGAAGCTTCTGCTGGACCAGCTCTCCGATGTCCCCGACGGGCACCGTGGAGCCGCGTTTGTCTGCGCTGCGGCCCTGGCTGTCCCGGGACCGGGCGCTGGGAGCCGCGAAGTGGTGGAATACGGCCAGCTTGAGGGGACCCTCCTGCGCGAACCCCGCGGCAACGGCGGCTTCGGCTACGACCCCGTGCTGCAGCCGGCCGGTGAGGACCGCAGCTGCGCTGAATTGTCAGCGGCGGAAAAGAACGCGATCAGCCACCGGGCGAAGGCCTTCCGGGCACTCCTGCCGGCCATTGTCGAGGCACTCGCCGGCCCGTGACCGTACGGGAGATTTTGTCCAGATATCGCTGCTAAGTAGCCGGCATGATGGCGTTATCTGGACAAGAACTCCGGGGGAGGGAGTGGCCAGGGAGCGGTGAGGGGCTCAGTGGTCCCGGTGCGTCTTCCGTTCGGCTTCGGGTTCGTGCTCCTCAATGAATTCGTCAACGGGGTCGGTGCCGAACCTGGCCGCTTGGCGCTTGGCGGAAATTCCGCGGAGGACTTCGATGCCGATCGGAATCACGGAGACCAGCACGATGACGATGAAGATGATGTCCAGGTTCTCCCGGACCCACGGGACCCTGTCACCGAGCAGGTAGCCCAACAGCGTGACGCCGCTGCCCCACAGGACCGCGCCGATCACGTTGAACAGGAAGAACTTCTTCTTGTTCATCTGGGCCACGCCAACGATCACGGGCACGAAGGTCCGGATGATCGGCACGAAGCGGGCGAGGATCAGTGCCTTGCCGCCGTGCTTTTCGAAGAAGGCGTGTGCGTTCTCCACGTTTTCGCGCTTGAAGAGGCGGGAGTTCGGCTTGTTGAATATGGCGGGACCGGCCTTGGAACCGATCAGGTAGCCGGTCTGGTTGCCGATGATGGCGGAAATGGTGATCAGGAGCGCCAGGAGCCAGACATTGAACTGGATGGTGTCCGTTGCCACCAACAGCCCTGCCGTGAACAGCATCGAATCGCCGGGTAGGAAGAATCCCACCAGCAGGCCGGTCTCGGCGAAGACAATTCCGCAGACCAGCAGCACCACCCAGGGCGCAAGGGCGGGATCGGCCAGGAAAATCTGGGGGTTCAGCCAGTCGGGCAGGAAGGAGGCCAGCTGCGGCTGGACCGGTCCTGCACCACCCAGCATGGGCGCGGCAAGGTCGCTGATCGCAAGAAAGTTCACCTCCTCAGGGTACTTGACGCACCAGGGCATCCTGGTTGTATGGTTAGTTACACAAGTAACTAACCAGTGAGGCTTTGCGGCCTCGTGGATGAGGATCAAGGCGGCGCCAGTGATAGACGACAGCAGGCCGATCTTCCTGCAGATTGCCGCACTGATAGAAAACGACATCGTGGACGGCAACCTCCCGGAGGAATCCCAAGTCCCGTCCACCAACGAGTTCGCGGCGTTCCATCGGATCAACCCGGCCACGGCAGCAAAGGGTGTGAACCTCCTGGTGGAGGAGGGAATCCTCTACAAAAGGCGGGGGATCGGCATGTTTGTCTGCACAGGTGCCCGGGCGGCTTTGGTGGCGCGGCGGACCCAGGAATTCTTTGAGCAGTACGTGCGGCCGCTCGCAGCGGAGGCACGCAAGCTGGGCATTCCACCGGACGAGCTCAGCCGCATGATCATCCGCGGCGCAGAGGCCGCGACGGCAGCGGACGGCAACCAGGAAAGGAGCGCGGCACTATGAACGAAACAGTGGTTGAAGCAAGGAATCTCACAAAACGGTACCGGGATGTCCTGGCACTCGACGACGTGAGCATCAGTCTTTCAGGGGGCCGGATTTACGGCCTGCTGGGACGTAACGGTGCCGGCAAGACCACCCTGATGTCCGTCTTGACGGCGCAGGCGTTCGCCACCTCGGGGGATGCGCTGGTTTTCGGCGAGCCGGCGTACGAAAATGACAGGGTCCTGTCCCGGGTCTGCTTTATCCGCGAATCGCAGAAATACCCCGATGACTTCACGCCGTTCCATGCCTTTAAGGCCGCGCGGCTGCTGTTCCCCAACTGGGACCAGGCGTTTGCCGAACGGCTCATCAGTGACTTCGGACTCCCGGTCAAGCGGCGGATCAAGAAGCTCTCCCGGGGGCAGTTGTCCGTCGTGGGCGTGATCATCGGCCTGGCGTCACGGGCGGAGCTGACGTTCTTTGACGAACCCTACCTCGGGCTTGATGCGGTTGCCCGGCAATTGTTCTACGACCGGCTCCTGGCCGACTTCACGCACTATCCGCGCACGATCGTCCTGTCCTCCCACCTCATTGACGAAGTGGCCAACCTTCTGGACCACGTCATTGTGATTGATGCGGGAAGGATCCTTATCGACGCCGAGGCGGATGCGCTGAGGGGGTCCGCAACGACGCTGGTGGGCCCGGCAGGCAAGGTGGACGCGTTCCTCGCGGGCAGGAAGGTCCTGCACCGCGAGACCATGGCCTCCCTGGCGTCGGTCACTGTTGACGAAGCCCTCAGCCCCGTGCAGCGGGCGGAAGCCGCCAGGGTGGGACTGGAAGTGGTTCCCGTGTCCCTGCAGCAGCTCGTTATCAGGAAGACCGTGGACAACCACACCCGGCGCCAGGCGCCAGGTGACGGACCGGAACGCGATGCATTGGAGGCAGCACGATGAGCAAGGCAATGGCGGTGGCGCGGATGCAACTCGTCACCAAATGGACATATCTGGGGAACCCGCTGGTCATTCTCGCGGCGGCCTTTCTCCTCTCGATCGCCATATTCGCCCTGATTCCGGTGGACGAGCCCAAGTTCGGCGGCGGCAGCCAGGCTCCGCTCTGGTACTTCATGGTGCTGGGCATCCAGAGCATGACGCTGGCTTTCCCGTTTTCGCAGGCACTGAGCGTGAGCCGCCGGGCCTTTTACCTGGGCACGCTGGGCCTGTTTTCCGTGCTGGCCGTGGCCATGACGGCCATCTACCTCCTGGGCGGCATCGTTGAACGGGCCACCAACGGCTGGGGCGTCAATGGATTCTTCTTCGCCCTCCCGTGGGTCGCGGACGGGCCCTGGTACGGCACGGCGGTGTTCTACTTCACCATCATGATGTTTATGTTCATCATCGGCTTCTGGTTCGCCACGATCTACAAACGCTGGGGGACCATCGGGATGCTGATCTCCCTGATCGGCTCGGCCGCTTTGTTGCTTGGCATTGTGGCGCTGGCGACGCTGAACCAGTGGTGGGGGAGCATCGGCTTCTGGTTCGTCCAGCAGACACCGCTGACCATGGGCGCCTGGGCTGCCGCCCTGTGTGTGGTGCTTGCCGGCGGCTCCTACCTCACGCTGCGGCGGGCGATTCCCTAACCCCGCCACCGGCGTCGGACGCGTGATATCCGCGACAGGGCCGCCCTGGTGACACGGGAACGGGCCTGTCCGGCGGTAAAGTATGGGCCGTGGGTTTGGACTTTACGGCGATCGACTTCGAGACGGCCAATGGCTTCCGGGGTTCACCGTGCGCGGTTGGCCTGACAAAAGTGCGCGGCGGGCGCGTGGTGGACGAGGCGTCGTGGCTGATGCGGCCTCCGGTCAACCACGACCACTTCGAGTACCACAACGTCAGGGTCCACGGCATCAAGGCCACGGACGTCGCGGGCCGTCCCCGCTTCGGTGACCTGTTCCCGGAGATTGGCGCCTTCATCGGGGACGATATCCTGGCGGCGCACAACGCGGCCTTTGACCTGGGAGTGATCCGGTCAGGGCTTGAGGTCTCCGGCCTGCCCGGCCCTGCCTACGACTACGTCTGCACCGTGATGCTGGCCCGGCGCTGCTACTCCCTGGTCTCCAATTCCTTGCCGTTCGCCGCGGAGGAAGCCGGCGTGCCGCTGGTCAACCACCACGACGCCGCAGAAGACGCCCGCGCCTGCGCCGGCATCCTGATCGACATCGCTGCGCGGAACAACGCCAACAGCATTGCCGAGCTCTACCTGTCGCTGGGCCTGGTCCTGCCGCATCAGGAGGCGTTTGACCCGGCGCACGATGTCCTGTCCAAAGCCAGCCTTACCGCCCTTGCCGGTGCCGCTGGCGGAGGCAGCGCCGCGCTGGTGCGCCCGTTCCTGTCCGGGTGGCCGGAGGAGGGCGACAACCCCGTACCCAATGCCGACGCCGAACCCTCCCACCCGCTGTACGGCCAGACCGTCGTCTTCACCGGCGAGCTCTCCATGGCCCGGCCGGAAGCGAAGGTGCGTTCGGCCGAGCTGGGTGCCCGGCCGGAAAGCCGGGTAACCGCCCGCACCACGGTGCTGGTGGTGGGTGACGGCTTTGTGGCCGCGGACCTGCGGTCCGGCAGGCTGACCGGCAAGGCCCGGCGCGTCCTGGAGCTCCACGACCGCGGCCAGCCCATCGAAGTACTCTCCGAAGGCGAGTTCCTGCAGATGGTGGGCGGCTGATAGGTAGATCGGGTTGTCACCTGCCTACCAGCTGGGCGCCCGCTCAGGTGAGGGCGGGTAAGCCGACGAGGTCGGCGCTCACCTGCCAGAGCCGCGCTGCGGCAGCCGTGTCGTAGCTCAGCGGGGAGGACTTCCTGGGCTGCCTGTCGGCGAAGTAGCGGCCGGTCACCCGCGCGAGCTGGGCGACCGACGCCACGTGGATTGATGTGGCCGCGCCCTTAGCCGGGGCTTTCATGAACGGTCGCAGCAGCGGCACGAGCAGACGCTGCGTTCGCCCCGGATCCTCGGCGCCGAACCCCGTGCTCACCAGGCCCGGGTGCACGGCGTTCGCCGTGACCGAGGTTCCCTGGAGGCGCCTGGCCAGCTCATACGCGAACATCACGTTGGCCAGTTTGGACTGGTTGTAGGCCCGTGCGCCGGAGTACGCGCGCTCGCCCTGCAGGTCGTCGAAGTCGATCCGACCCATCGACTGTGCGTTGGAGGCGACCATGACCACCCGCGCGGCGGGGCCTTGTTTCAGTCGTTGGAGCAGCAGATTGGTGAGCAGGAACGGCGCGAGATGGTTGAGGGCGAAGGTGCGCTCGAGCGCGTCGGCGGTCACGTGCCGGGTGTTCCAATAGCCGCCGACGTTGTTGACGAGCACGTCGATCCGGGGGAGACCGGTGAGTACCTCGTCGGCCAGCCGCCGCACCTCCGACTGGCTCGACAGGTCAGCGACGAACGCGTGTACCTCGCCGTCGACGGATGCCCGGATGTCTCGCACCGCGCCGTCCGTGCGTTCGCGATCGCGACCGGTGATCGCCACCGTCGCACCCAGCGCGGCCAGCCCGAGGGCGGTTGCCTTGCCGATGCCGCTGGTTGCGCCGGTGACCAGTACGGTCTGGCCGGTCATTGTGTGGGGGTGGATCTCATTCATCGTCGAATTCCTTTTGTACGTCACGTGACTGCGGGGCACAGCTCAGGGCGCCTGGTCGTAGGCTTTTGGCTCGAAACCCCTGATGATCAGCCAGAAGCCAAGCGCCACCTCGAGCAGGCCGCCCGGGATCGTCAGGATGAGGCCGATGTGGAGGCCAAAGATCTCGGCGATGGCGCCAGCAGCGAAGATCGCGTAGCCGGCCATGCCCCACACCGACAGGAAGCGGGGCAGCAGACGACTGCGAAACAACAGTGCGAACAGGAAGATGCACCCGATTCCCAGCGCCATCATGGCGATTTGGTAGGCCAGGGTATTGCCCGCCACGGCGAGCGCGCCGAGGGATTGCGCCCACTCTGCGCCCGCCGGTCCGGAAACAACGGACTGCTGGGCAATGGGCACGATCATGAGCACGGCCAGCACACCCACCGTCAGCAGCACGACCTCGAAAATCATTGTGGCCAGATAAATCAGTGCGGTTCGCCGGCCGTGAGTCTCGATGATCGGAAAGAACAGCACCGCCTTGCCAACATCCACCAGCACGTTCAGCAACATGAGGAACGCGCCGAGCACCAGGGTGGTCTGCTGTGCGGCGACCGAGGCGAGAAAGTCGGGTGCGCCGACTACGGAGGCGACCAGGGCGGCGCCAATTCCGTATACCAGGAACCCCGACAGGAAGAGCCCGCCGATCAGCCGCGACGTCGCTTTGCGTGAACTTTTCAGCGCTGGCGCCTGGCCGGCTCCAAGAGTTGATGTGGACATGGTCTTCTTCTTTCGTGTGGTGTAGAGGTGACGGGGTTCAAACGGTGATGGAGATTTTGGCTTGAGCGTGGTCTTCGGCGAAATAGCGGAGGGCGTCTGCGGTCTCGGCGAGGGGGTAAGTGCGGTCGATTGCCGGCGTGACCGTGCCAGATTCGATGAGCTCACGGAGCAGGTCGAGGTGGGCCGTGCCGGGAGTGGCCGTGAAGGTGCGCAGGTTTTGGCTGACGAACCGCGACAGCAGCAGCGCGCGCAGGATACGGGGCAGGGGCCCAAGCACCGGGCCGCCGGTGCCGTTGGAGAGCACGAGCGTTCCGTGTGGAGTCAACGCCCGTCGGCTTGCGGTGAGGGTGTGGTTGCCGATGTTGTCGAGGATCACGTCGTAGCGCTGCGCACCCCGCGTGAAGTCATGCTCGGCGTAGTCGATCACGTGATCGGCACCGAGCGACCGCACGAGGTCGGCATTTCGGCTGCTGCACACTGCGGTCACTTCCGCTCCGAGCGCGGCGGCGATCTGCACCGCGAACGTGCCCACCCCACCGGATGCCCCGTTGATCAGGACCTGCTGCCCTGCCTTGAGCTGTCCGCCGTCACGCAGCGCCTGCAAGGCGGTTCGAGCTGCCAGAGGCACGCTGGCCGCCTGCTCGAACGAGAGGTTCGCCGGCTTGAGCGCCACCCGGCTGTCCGGTGCGCAGACGTAATCGGCGAAGCTCCCCGATTCGACCTCGGCATACACTTCGTCACCCACGCGCAGCCGGGTTACGTCGACGCCGACCGCTTCTACCTGACCGGCGACGTCCTTCCCGCGAACAATGTTCCTGGGCGCTCGCAGCCCAAAGGCCAGGCGTGCAATGAGCGGACGGCCGGTCGTGTACACCCAGTCGGCGTGATTGATGGATGCCGCGCGCACCCGGATCAGCACCTCACCGTCCGCAATCTTCGGCTTAGCGACGCGTTCGAGGTGCAGGGCATCTGCGCGGCCATACCGGTGTTGCACGATCGCCTGCATTGTCGCTGTGGTCGGAGTCTGTGTTTCAGTCATCGTCGTGTTCCGTTCGTGAACCGGGGCGACCATACAGTGTAAGGTCGTGTTCGAAAGTTACCATACACTGTATGGTTTGACTAGAGTCGAATGAAAAGTAGGTCGAGAGGATAGGGACCCGTGGTATCCGCAGTAAAGAACGAGAGGGCCCGGACGCCCGTCACGCGCGAACGGGCGCTGCGACTGGCGGTCGCGGTCGCCGATGCCGGCGGCATCGAGTCCCTGAGCATGCGCAAGCTGGCCCGTGAACTCGGCATCGAGGCGATGTCGCTGTACTACCACGTGAAAAGCAAGGACGAGATTCTCGACGGCATGGTCGAACTCGTCGTTGGCGAGATGGTCCTGGCGCGCAGTGACGCCGAGTGGAAGACGGCCCTGCGTGAACGTGCGGAGTCGGCGCGAACTGTGTTGGCGCGGCATCCATGGGCCATCAGCATGATGGACGCGCGGAACACCGGGGCGTCCATGAGATTTCATGACGACATGATCGGATGCCTGGTGGGCAGCGGTTTTTCGATTCCGCTGGCCGCGCACGCGTTGTCAGTGGTGGACAGCTACGTGCACGGGTTCGCGTTGCAGGAGGCCTCCCTGCCCCTCGACGAGTCCGGCCATATCGGTGTCGCGACCGAGAGCATCATGGAGCAGAGGGACATGACGGAGTTCCCGTACCTCACCCGGATGGCGGTTGAGCACATTCTGCAGCCGGGATATGCCTACGGCCATGAGTTCGAGTTCGGCATTCGGCTCATTCTCGATGGCCTCGAGGCCGCCTTCACCTCGGTCGATCCGCCATAACTCCTGCATCTGATGGCACGGTGCAGCGTTCATCCGGCGCAACAAATCTTCCCTGCGGCGTGCCCGGCTCCTAGCCTTGCAAGATGAGCAAACTAACGGACGGCCAAACAACCGGAATCAACTGGTCCGCCGTGTTCGCCTTTCCCAACCCCGTCAATGAATACGCGGCCCGGATCACCGCCGGCCTGGTGGTGCTCCTCGCGGGCGCCACACTGCTGAGCGGGTCCGTTTGGGGACTCGTGCTGATCGCCGCGGGCTTCTGGCTACGGGTGCTGTTCGGCCCACGGATTTCACCGCTGGCCCTGCTCTCCGTCAAGGTCCTGGCACCCCGTCTGGGCCGCGTTCGCCTGGTTCCCGGACCGCCCAAGCGTTTTGCCCAGGGCATGGGAACGGTGGTGTCCACGGCTGCGCTGATCCTGTTCCTTGCCGGTGCCGCCCCCGCAGCCTGGATTACGCTCGCGGTACTCATTGCCGCTGCCTCCCTGGAGGCCTTCGCCGGATTCTGCCTGGGCTGCGTCATCTTCGGAGTGCTGCAGCGCCGGGGCCTGATCCCGGAAGACATCTGCGAGGCCTGCAACAACGTCGCGCTCAAGCGGTCGTAACGCCCACCAGCAGATCGGCCATGCCGCGGATGACGTCCGGAGCTTCCAGGGCGTCGAGCCACTCCGCTGGCAGGCACTCTTGGCCGTAGTAGGCACCCAGAATGTTTCCCGCGATGGATCCCGTGGAATCGCTGCCGCCGCTGTGGTTGACGGCCAATGCCATGGCCGCCCGGAAATGGTCCTCCGGCGACAGGGCGGAGTCCGCGTCCGGCGCAGTGGCCAGGACAGCGTAAAGCCCGACGGCGAACGCCTCCTCCGCGACCCAGCCCTCGCCCAGCTGCCGAACCAGTTCCTCCGGCGACAGGACGCCTGTTCCTGCACAGCGGATGGCCGCTTCGAGCCGCTCGGGAAGTTCCGCCGCCACATCCTTCAGGCCTCGGACCTCGGTGAGGACCGTCGCAGCCGCGTCCGCCAGGGCGTCCCCGGCCACCAGACGGTGGATCAGCAGGCTGAAGCTGCCGGCACTTTGCCGTGCGGACGGGTGGCCATGTGTCAGGGAGGCGGCGTCGGCACTCAACTTATAGACGGCGTCGGACGCTATGAAGGGAAGCAGGCCGAACGGTGCCGACCGCTTCACCGTTCCGCGGCCCTTCGAATCCGGGTTCACGGGCCGGTACACCGTTCCCATTTCGCCGGTGGCCAACCCGCTGATGCACGCGTCTTCCGGGGCGCGGCGGTGCCTCAGGACCTCGTTGCCGTCGATCCACCGCGGCGGCTGTGCCGGGGCCTGCGGCGGTACGGATTCGCCCTGGGTGGCCAGCCAGCGGAGGTAGGCCAGCCAGAGGCAGGCGTTCGCATCGGCACCCACGCCGTCATTGGCCCATTCGAGCACCTCCACCAGCCCGTCAACGGTGTACAGCGTCAGCTGCGTGTCGTCCGAGAAGTGGCTGCCGCCGTCGAGCGCTGCGAAGTCCGTCAGGCCCGCGGGGCCGAAGCGCTGGCGGATGGCCTCGATCGGGTCGAACTCCACCGCGTAGCCCAGCGAGTCTCCCAGTGCGCCGCCCAGGAGGCAGCCGTGGATACGGGACTTCAGCGGGGGCGCGGCAACGGCGCCCGGTTCAATGCTCATGACAGTAAATTTACCGTGGGGCGAAGGTGGAACGCGCCGGGGCGCCACGCCGTCCGTCCACTAAGCTCGGACTCAGCCAACGCCCAGAATCCCTTGGCAGAATGCAAAGGCACCAAACCCCAACGATAAGGATTGCCCCACCATGACCACGCCTGTGCCCGTCCACCGTGATCCCGCCCCCGGGCTGACTGCCGGCAGCGGTGCCGAAATCCGGCACGGGCTGGTGTCCAGGCTGTCTGCCGAAGCCTTTGGCAGCCTTTTCATCGTGGTGGCAGGCCTGGGCGTGCCGCTGTTCTCCATCCCGCAGTCCAGCCCGCTGCCCGCCGCGCTCGCAGCAGGCCTGGCAGTGACCGCGGCGATGCTGGCCTTCGGCTACGTTTCCGGCGGACACTTCAACCCGGCGGTGACCGTTGGCCACGCCGTCGCCGGCCGGATCCGGCTCGGTGACGCCGCTGCTTACATCGGCGCGCAGCTGGTGGGCGGGCTTCTCGGCGCCCTCGCACTCTTCGGCATCCTGCGCACACTGCCGGGCATCCAGGACAGCCGCACGGCGTTCGACACCGTGACCGCCGGATTCGGCGAACATTCCATCATCCAGGCGCCCCTCGCCGGCGTGCTCCTGCTGGAAGTGCTCGGGGCCGCCATCCTGGTTGCAGTCTTCCTGGGCACCACCGCACGCAACAACGTCAACAAAACGGCAGCCGCCGTAGCCGTGGGCCTCGCCTTCGCGGTCCTGCTGCAGCTGGGCCTGTCCGTGGGCAATGCGCCGTTCAACCCCGCCCGCGCCACGGCCTCGGCCGTCTTCAGCTCCAGCTGGTCCCTTGAGCAGCTGTGGCTTTTCTGGGTTGCTCCCTTGGCGGGCGCAGCCATCGCCGGGCTGGTCTTCCGTGGGTTCGCCGAGCCGGTTGCTGCCGTTACTGCTTCGGCCGCTGGATCAGCCGCTGACGGGTCAGTAGATGACGGCAGTGAGGCCGACGACGTTGTGGATTTTGACGACGACGAGGATGCCGACGAGGAGGATGCCGACGTCGATGGCGTCGTCGCCGACGAGTCCGCTGCGGTGCCCGCCAAGGCACCTGCTCCGGCCACGCCCGCACCGGCTCATGCCGCCGCGGACGAGCCGGACAACCACGACGAGGCCCAGGAATTCTTCGACGGAAAGCGCGGCTAGCTGGCCTGACTGGGCAACGGCCTGTTGCGGCGGTTTCCTAAACTGTCGGTGGCAGCCGCTAGCGTAAGAATATGCGGTTATTGCACACATCGGACTGGCACTTGGGCAGGTCCTTCCACGGCGTCGGGATGCTGGACGCCCAGCGGTCATTTGTTGATCAGCTCGTCAGCGCTGTCACCGGAAATGCTGTCGACGTCGTCCTGATCGCCGGCGATGTCTACGACCGCGCCCTGCCCGGCGTCGACGTCGTGGGGCTGTTGGACGATGCCCTGGTGCGGCTCACGGCGGCCGGCGCCACTGTGGTGCTGACATCCGGCAACCACGACTCCGCCATCCGGCTGGGCTTCGCCTCCCGGCTGCTGGAACGTGGCGGCGTCCACTTGCGGACCCGGCTGGCGGACCTGGACCAGCCCGTCGTCCTGCCCCTTGAGACAGGTGACGGCGGGACGCCCGGCGCCGTCCTGGCCATCTATGGAATCCCCTGGCTGGAACCGCGCCTCGTCGCCGAACAACTCGGTGCAGAAACAGCCAGCCACTTCGAAGTCACCCGCGCCGCCACTGACCGCATCCGGGCAGACCTCGCCGAGCGTAGCGCTGCGGGAACCGTCCATTCAGTGGTCCTGGCCCACA
It encodes:
- a CDS encoding DedA family protein codes for the protein MSDLAAPMLGGAGPVQPQLASFLPDWLNPQIFLADPALAPWVVLLVCGIVFAETGLLVGFFLPGDSMLFTAGLLVATDTIQFNVWLLALLITISAIIGNQTGYLIGSKAGPAIFNKPNSRLFKRENVENAHAFFEKHGGKALILARFVPIIRTFVPVIVGVAQMNKKKFFLFNVIGAVLWGSGVTLLGYLLGDRVPWVRENLDIIFIVIVLVSVIPIGIEVLRGISAKRQAARFGTDPVDEFIEEHEPEAERKTHRDH
- a CDS encoding ABC transporter ATP-binding protein encodes the protein MNETVVEARNLTKRYRDVLALDDVSISLSGGRIYGLLGRNGAGKTTLMSVLTAQAFATSGDALVFGEPAYENDRVLSRVCFIRESQKYPDDFTPFHAFKAARLLFPNWDQAFAERLISDFGLPVKRRIKKLSRGQLSVVGVIIGLASRAELTFFDEPYLGLDAVARQLFYDRLLADFTHYPRTIVLSSHLIDEVANLLDHVIVIDAGRILIDAEADALRGSATTLVGPAGKVDAFLAGRKVLHRETMASLASVTVDEALSPVQRAEAARVGLEVVPVSLQQLVIRKTVDNHTRRQAPGDGPERDALEAAR
- a CDS encoding SDR family oxidoreductase is translated as MNEIHPHTMTGQTVLVTGATSGIGKATALGLAALGATVAITGRDRERTDGAVRDIRASVDGEVHAFVADLSSQSEVRRLADEVLTGLPRIDVLVNNVGGYWNTRHVTADALERTFALNHLAPFLLTNLLLQRLKQGPAARVVMVASNAQSMGRIDFDDLQGERAYSGARAYNQSKLANVMFAYELARRLQGTSVTANAVHPGLVSTGFGAEDPGRTQRLLVPLLRPFMKAPAKGAATSIHVASVAQLARVTGRYFADRQPRKSSPLSYDTAAAARLWQVSADLVGLPALT
- the rdgB gene encoding RdgB/HAM1 family non-canonical purine NTP pyrophosphatase, translated to MTPNAEPDGAPVPRLVLATHNKGKLRELRELLRGQVPGLDVDTQVVDAAAVGAPDVVETGVTFAENSLLKARAVAEATGLVAIADDSGLAVDVLGGAPGIFSARWSGRHGDDAANLKLLLDQLSDVPDGHRGAAFVCAAALAVPGPGAGSREVVEYGQLEGTLLREPRGNGGFGYDPVLQPAGEDRSCAELSAAEKNAISHRAKAFRALLPAIVEALAGP
- a CDS encoding group II truncated hemoglobin, yielding MQTVYEAAGSADFFLRLANAWHARVMADEVVSHAFSHGFHPQHSHRLAAYWTEALGGPPVYSDSYGDETSVIRLHSGNGPHEDMDRRAVACFDQALADVGLADDDPVRKVLHNYFTWAATTTMSRYQRSAEDVPDGLRIPHWSWDGPVGETGSGGADSRPSAKGP
- the rph gene encoding ribonuclease PH, with protein sequence MTSEATAVPVVRADGRAPDQLRPISITRGWSKQAEGSALIEFGNTRVLCTASLTAGVPRWLKGEGRGWVTAEYAMLPRATNTRSDRESVKGKIGGRTHEISRLIGRSLRSIIDTKALGENTIVLDCDVLQADGGTRTAAITGAYVALADAIRFARDNKLIAKNAQPLIDTIAAVSVGIIDGVPMLDLPYVEDVRAETDMNVVVTGSGKFVEVQGTAEGAPFDRDELNQLLDLALLGTTALAAIQRETLADAL
- a CDS encoding exonuclease domain-containing protein, whose protein sequence is MGLDFTAIDFETANGFRGSPCAVGLTKVRGGRVVDEASWLMRPPVNHDHFEYHNVRVHGIKATDVAGRPRFGDLFPEIGAFIGDDILAAHNAAFDLGVIRSGLEVSGLPGPAYDYVCTVMLARRCYSLVSNSLPFAAEEAGVPLVNHHDAAEDARACAGILIDIAARNNANSIAELYLSLGLVLPHQEAFDPAHDVLSKASLTALAGAAGGGSAALVRPFLSGWPEEGDNPVPNADAEPSHPLYGQTVVFTGELSMARPEAKVRSAELGARPESRVTARTTVLVVGDGFVAADLRSGRLTGKARRVLELHDRGQPIEVLSEGEFLQMVGG
- a CDS encoding GntR family transcriptional regulator, whose protein sequence is MIDDSRPIFLQIAALIENDIVDGNLPEESQVPSTNEFAAFHRINPATAAKGVNLLVEEGILYKRRGIGMFVCTGARAALVARRTQEFFEQYVRPLAAEARKLGIPPDELSRMIIRGAEAATAADGNQERSAAL
- a CDS encoding DUF4386 domain-containing protein; amino-acid sequence: MSTSTLGAGQAPALKSSRKATSRLIGGLFLSGFLVYGIGAALVASVVGAPDFLASVAAQQTTLVLGAFLMLLNVLVDVGKAVLFFPIIETHGRRTALIYLATMIFEVVLLTVGVLAVLMIVPIAQQSVVSGPAGAEWAQSLGALAVAGNTLAYQIAMMALGIGCIFLFALLFRSRLLPRFLSVWGMAGYAIFAAGAIAEIFGLHIGLILTIPGGLLEVALGFWLIIRGFEPKAYDQAP